One window of the Bacillota bacterium genome contains the following:
- a CDS encoding carbohydrate ABC transporter permease, with protein sequence MKSTAEQACAARRRFAVSPSVAARERRKKALAAFLLYAFLIVTVLPIVAGYGWLLLNSFSTTLVHGVLPEQLTLKNWRFLVEPPSRFYPDLWRTTWNTLALAVGTTVTVVAVATPAAYALSRLKFPGRGAVLGLTLVLHAFPGVTLLIATYYVLRVLGLLNSIAGVFLVKAALMLPLAIWVLKGFYDNIPWDVEMSALIDGASRFQAWLRVMLPQVTPGIASVAILSFLYGWSEYIYVITFIQDKEAWTLASYINTIVGDFRSLDYGLLSATALFYIAPVLLFFLVAQKYLLKAAAGGSKGGM encoded by the coding sequence ATGAAAAGCACAGCGGAGCAAGCCTGCGCCGCGCGCCGGCGGTTTGCCGTCTCACCAAGCGTGGCAGCGCGGGAACGGCGCAAGAAAGCTCTCGCGGCGTTCTTGCTGTACGCGTTTCTCATCGTCACGGTCTTGCCCATCGTCGCGGGCTACGGGTGGCTCTTGCTCAACTCGTTCAGCACCACGCTGGTCCACGGCGTGCTGCCCGAGCAGCTGACCTTGAAAAACTGGCGCTTTCTCGTCGAGCCGCCGTCCCGGTTCTATCCCGACCTTTGGCGCACTACGTGGAATACGCTGGCCCTCGCTGTCGGGACGACGGTCACCGTCGTGGCCGTGGCCACGCCCGCGGCTTACGCGCTATCACGGCTCAAATTTCCCGGGCGCGGCGCGGTGCTGGGGCTGACGCTGGTGCTGCACGCGTTCCCCGGCGTGACGCTGCTCATCGCGACGTATTACGTGCTGCGCGTCCTGGGGCTGCTCAACAGCATCGCCGGCGTCTTCCTGGTGAAGGCGGCGCTGATGCTGCCGCTGGCCATCTGGGTGCTGAAGGGGTTTTACGACAACATTCCCTGGGACGTGGAGATGTCGGCGCTCATCGACGGCGCGAGCCGCTTTCAAGCTTGGCTTCGAGTGATGCTGCCGCAAGTGACGCCGGGCATCGCGTCGGTGGCCATCTTATCGTTCCTCTACGGCTGGTCCGAGTACATCTACGTGATCACATTCATCCAGGACAAAGAAGCGTGGACGCTGGCCAGCTACATCAACACCATCGTGGGCGACTTCCGGTCCCTGGATTACGGGCTGCTCTCGGCCACCGCGCTGTTTTACATCGCGCCGGTGCTGCTGTTTTTCCTGGTCGCGCAAAAGTACCTGCTGAAAGCCGCCGCCGGCGGCAGCAAAGGGGGGATGTGA
- a CDS encoding sugar ABC transporter ATP-binding protein, giving the protein MAEIRLRGLTKKFGNVTAVDGIDLEIREGELLALLGPSGCGKTTCLLMLAGIYKPTAGEILFDDVVVNDVPPKARNVGLVFQSYALYPHMTVYDNIAFPLRLRGLPKSEIDRRVRDVAKLVQIDDLLDRRPGQLSGGQQQRVALCRALVREPAVLLLDEPLSNLDARLRIETRSEIKRLQAELGITTVLVTHDQIEAMTMADRIAVMRAGRIEQLSEPEELYARPANVFVASFIGDPPMNLLRLEWMVSEGRPRLVSAGGFVLPLPARFRRALERASGRRVVLGIRPEHVEVAPEPGDGALRGTVQMTEVLGRDVLVTVRCRDQVIRALVPGRSRFAAGHAVWIKLPPAALHLFDAETERRLEEEEGAASDLAVAGQAQGA; this is encoded by the coding sequence ATGGCTGAGATTCGCCTGCGGGGCTTGACGAAGAAGTTCGGCAACGTCACCGCGGTGGACGGCATTGACCTGGAGATCCGCGAGGGCGAGCTTTTGGCGCTGCTCGGCCCTTCGGGATGCGGGAAGACCACGTGCCTGCTCATGCTGGCGGGCATCTACAAGCCGACCGCCGGAGAAATTCTGTTCGACGACGTGGTCGTCAACGACGTGCCGCCCAAGGCGCGCAACGTGGGACTCGTGTTTCAGAGCTACGCCTTGTATCCGCACATGACGGTGTACGACAACATCGCCTTTCCGCTGCGGCTGCGGGGGCTGCCGAAGAGCGAAATCGACCGCCGGGTGCGGGACGTCGCGAAGCTGGTGCAAATCGACGATCTGCTGGACCGGCGCCCGGGGCAGCTGTCGGGCGGCCAGCAGCAGCGGGTCGCGCTTTGCCGGGCGCTGGTGCGGGAGCCGGCCGTGCTCTTGCTGGATGAACCGCTGAGCAATCTGGACGCCCGGCTGCGCATTGAGACCCGGAGCGAAATCAAGCGGTTGCAGGCCGAACTGGGCATCACGACGGTGCTGGTGACCCACGACCAAATCGAGGCGATGACGATGGCGGATCGCATCGCGGTCATGCGGGCGGGCCGCATCGAGCAGCTGAGCGAGCCGGAGGAGCTGTACGCGCGGCCGGCCAACGTGTTCGTGGCGTCGTTTATCGGCGATCCGCCCATGAACTTGCTGCGGCTTGAATGGATGGTCTCGGAGGGGCGGCCGCGGCTCGTCAGCGCCGGGGGATTTGTGTTGCCTTTGCCGGCGCGCTTTCGCCGCGCGCTGGAGCGGGCAAGCGGCCGGCGCGTGGTGCTGGGCATCCGGCCCGAGCACGTGGAGGTGGCGCCGGAGCCCGGCGACGGCGCACTGCGGGGAACGGTGCAGATGACGGAAGTGCTGGGGCGAGACGTGCTGGTGACCGTCCGCTGCCGCGACCAGGTGATCCGGGCCCTCGTCCCGGGCCGCAGCCGCTTCGCGGCGGGGCACGCCGTGTGGATCAAGTTGCCCCCGGCTGCGTTGCATTTGTTCGACGCGGAGACCGAACGAAGGCTGGAGGAAGAAGAGGGGGCGGCTTCGGACCTGGCCGTGGCCGGGCAGGCGCAGGGAGCTTGA
- a CDS encoding phospholipase: MLELAAGKARCAAVADETGGNAQRPAPESGASAETDKYKKLGLVLSGGGARGAYQIGVWKAMREAGLDRRVCAVAGTSIGALNAALFLQGDLPRAEQAWLSVQPHQALTWDPKRTLRQLLERFYAAPRGWLHELSRVGLFSRSGLNELIDQFLDLEAVSKSPVAAWVACRRLNPAFVPSSPWDFAAAGPVKYFRLNYEPPERIRSYLLASSAIPFVFGAEMIDGFEYVDGGIGFPAEKTPVKPVYDYGCDLILVVYTEQTQKINAGRFPNARIVEISPGRFLGGARGTFDFAQESIRQRMALGYADAKPVVEALLPLLEPETAAHPPKAAPRGALRRLGALLRNGRERVRARRAPKAPRSKRETS; this comes from the coding sequence ATGCTAGAGTTGGCAGCGGGAAAGGCGAGGTGCGCGGCGGTGGCGGACGAAACGGGCGGCAACGCGCAGCGGCCGGCGCCGGAAAGCGGCGCCTCCGCCGAAACGGACAAGTACAAGAAGCTCGGGCTCGTGCTGTCGGGCGGCGGAGCGCGGGGAGCGTATCAAATCGGCGTCTGGAAAGCCATGCGGGAAGCCGGGCTGGACCGCCGCGTGTGCGCTGTGGCGGGCACCTCCATCGGCGCCCTCAACGCCGCCCTCTTTCTGCAGGGCGACCTCCCTCGCGCCGAGCAGGCGTGGTTGTCCGTGCAGCCGCACCAGGCGCTGACGTGGGATCCGAAACGGACGCTGCGCCAGCTCCTGGAGCGGTTTTACGCCGCCCCGCGCGGGTGGCTGCACGAGCTTAGCCGCGTCGGGCTTTTCAGCCGCAGCGGCCTCAACGAACTCATCGATCAGTTCCTGGACCTCGAGGCCGTCTCCAAGTCTCCCGTCGCCGCCTGGGTCGCCTGCCGCCGGCTGAATCCCGCCTTCGTGCCCTCGTCTCCGTGGGATTTCGCCGCGGCCGGACCGGTCAAGTATTTCCGCCTCAATTACGAGCCGCCCGAGCGCATTCGCTCCTACCTACTAGCCTCTTCCGCCATCCCGTTCGTCTTCGGCGCGGAGATGATCGACGGCTTCGAGTACGTCGACGGGGGCATCGGCTTTCCCGCTGAAAAGACGCCCGTCAAGCCCGTCTACGACTACGGCTGCGACTTGATTCTCGTCGTGTACACCGAGCAGACGCAAAAGATCAACGCCGGCCGCTTCCCCAACGCGCGCATCGTCGAAATCTCGCCGGGCCGCTTCCTGGGCGGCGCCCGCGGCACCTTCGACTTTGCGCAGGAAAGCATCCGGCAGCGCATGGCGTTGGGCTACGCCGACGCCAAGCCCGTCGTGGAGGCGCTGCTGCCTCTGCTGGAGCCGGAAACCGCCGCCCACCCGCCAAAAGCGGCGCCCCGCGGCGCGCTGCGGCGGCTGGGCGCGTTGCTGCGCAACGGGCGCGAGCGGGTGCGGGCCCGCCGCGCCCCGAAGGCGCCCCGGTCCAAGCGGGAAACGTCGTGA
- a CDS encoding iron ABC transporter, producing MEDLWVMITASLVAASCGFIGCFLILRRMALLGDAISHAVLLGVVLAFLLTRNLGAWPMFAGAAVMGLLTTFLVQLFHRAGAQEDAAIGVTFTALFSLGVVLLTLYADDVHLDTEHVLFGEIAYVPWDVLVWNGVELGPRAVWMVGGVFALSLLVTGLFFKEFKLVAFDPVLAASMGFPVTLLHYVQMTLVSLTTVAAFDSVGAILAIAMLIAPGATAYLLTDRLEHMLALSVVAGVAAALSGYALAAWLDVSISGSMATAAGLLFALAFLLSPKHGVLVRRWQQRRIAPDAP from the coding sequence ATGGAAGACCTGTGGGTCATGATCACCGCCAGCCTCGTGGCCGCAAGCTGCGGCTTCATCGGCTGCTTTCTCATCTTGCGCCGCATGGCGTTGCTGGGCGACGCCATCAGCCACGCGGTGCTGCTGGGCGTCGTGCTGGCCTTCCTGCTGACCCGCAACCTCGGCGCTTGGCCGATGTTCGCCGGCGCCGCCGTCATGGGGCTGCTGACTACGTTCCTCGTGCAGCTGTTCCACCGCGCCGGCGCGCAGGAGGACGCGGCCATCGGCGTCACGTTCACGGCCTTGTTCTCGCTGGGCGTCGTGCTGCTGACGCTCTACGCCGACGACGTCCACCTGGACACCGAGCACGTGCTGTTCGGCGAAATCGCTTACGTTCCGTGGGACGTACTGGTGTGGAACGGCGTCGAGTTGGGCCCGCGGGCCGTCTGGATGGTGGGCGGCGTATTCGCGCTGTCGCTGCTGGTCACGGGGCTGTTCTTCAAGGAGTTCAAGCTGGTCGCGTTTGACCCCGTCTTGGCGGCCAGCATGGGCTTTCCCGTGACGCTGCTGCACTATGTCCAGATGACGCTGGTGTCGCTGACCACCGTGGCCGCCTTCGACAGTGTGGGCGCCATCTTGGCCATCGCGATGCTCATCGCCCCCGGCGCCACGGCGTACCTGCTCACCGACCGGCTGGAGCACATGCTGGCCCTGAGCGTCGTCGCCGGCGTGGCCGCCGCGTTGTCGGGCTACGCCCTGGCCGCGTGGCTCGACGTCTCCATTTCCGGCTCTATGGCCACGGCGGCGGGCCTGTTGTTCGCCCTGGCCTTCCTGCTCTCGCCTAAGCACGGCGTCCTCGTGCGCCGCTGGCAGCAAAGGCGCATCGCTCCTGACGCCCCGTAA
- a CDS encoding manganese ABC transporter permease: protein MNALLDLLRDANVRWVLGGTFFLGVSSGILGSFALLRRRSLMGDVLAHAALPGVCLAFMLTQTRSVGPLLIGAVLAGLAGTWCVDAIVRRSRIKEDTAQALVLAVFFGFGAVLLTHIARSGHAGQSGLDRFLFGQAASLVGGDVKIIGGAALALTLLVWLLFKEFKLLCFDPDFAEGLGLPVRMLDRLLMLMIVAGIAIGLQAVGVVLMAALLITPAAAARYWTDRLDVMVILSGALGGLSGAAGTLLSLAGPKLSTGPLIVLVATAFFVVSLAFGARKGLLHKALQQRRVQRRVAQENLLRKLYEAAEKHEELTAPALAERLGWRPRTLRRCLGWAVREGLVEPAAGGRSSGALRLTDKGMALARHVVRRHRLWEMFLMYEADFAVDHVDRDADDIEHFLPPHVVAELERRLKDLYGPADVPPSVHPL, encoded by the coding sequence ATGAACGCGCTGCTGGACCTTCTCCGCGACGCCAACGTGCGGTGGGTGCTGGGCGGCACCTTCTTCCTGGGCGTCAGCAGCGGCATCTTGGGCAGCTTTGCCCTGCTGCGCCGCCGCAGCCTTATGGGGGACGTCTTGGCCCACGCCGCCTTGCCCGGCGTCTGCCTGGCCTTCATGCTGACCCAAACCCGTTCGGTAGGCCCGCTGCTCATCGGCGCCGTCCTGGCCGGCTTGGCGGGCACGTGGTGCGTGGATGCCATCGTGCGGCGTTCCCGCATCAAGGAAGACACGGCACAGGCGCTGGTCCTGGCGGTGTTCTTCGGCTTCGGTGCGGTGCTGCTGACCCACATCGCCCGCAGCGGCCACGCCGGCCAGTCCGGCCTCGACCGCTTCTTGTTCGGCCAGGCGGCCTCCCTCGTGGGCGGCGACGTCAAGATCATCGGCGGCGCGGCGCTGGCGCTGACGCTGCTGGTGTGGCTGTTGTTCAAGGAATTCAAGCTGCTCTGTTTTGACCCGGACTTCGCGGAAGGCTTGGGCTTGCCGGTCCGGATGCTGGATCGGCTCCTGATGCTCATGATCGTTGCCGGCATCGCCATCGGCCTGCAAGCGGTCGGCGTCGTGCTGATGGCGGCGCTGCTCATTACGCCGGCCGCCGCGGCCCGGTACTGGACCGACCGGCTTGACGTCATGGTGATCTTGTCCGGGGCCCTCGGCGGCTTGTCGGGCGCGGCGGGCACCCTGCTGAGCCTGGCCGGCCCCAAGCTGTCCACGGGCCCGCTCATCGTCCTGGTGGCGACGGCGTTCTTCGTCGTGTCTTTGGCCTTCGGCGCGCGCAAAGGCTTGCTGCACAAAGCGCTGCAGCAGCGGCGGGTGCAGCGGCGGGTCGCGCAGGAGAACTTGCTGCGGAAGCTGTACGAGGCGGCGGAGAAGCATGAGGAACTGACGGCGCCTGCGCTGGCAGAGCGGCTGGGCTGGCGCCCCCGCACGCTGCGCCGTTGCCTGGGCTGGGCGGTGCGCGAAGGGCTGGTCGAGCCCGCCGCAGGCGGCCGGTCAAGCGGCGCCCTGCGGCTGACCGACAAAGGCATGGCTTTGGCGCGGCACGTGGTGCGGCGGCACCGGCTGTGGGAGATGTTTCTCATGTACGAGGCGGACTTTGCCGTGGACCACGTGGACCGCGACGCCGATGACATTGAACACTTCCTGCCGCCGCACGTGGTGGCCGAGTTGGAGCGGCGCTTGAAAGACCTGTACGGGCCAGCCGATGTGCCGCCGTCGGTGCATCCGCTGTGA
- a CDS encoding manganese ABC transporter ATP-binding protein has product MTGEEIAVEVHDLTVAYRKKPVLWGVDFALPKGQLIGLVGPNGAGKSTLLKAILQLVPAASGWIKIFGQPAATQRHRVAYVPQRESVDWDFPTDALDVVLMGRYGRLGLFRRPSKADREAALACLELVGMADYAHRQISQLSGGQQQRVFLARALAQDADIYLMDEPFAGVDATTERSIVELLRRLQREGKTVLVVHHDLQTVPEYFDWVVLLNMRLIAAGPTETTFTEDNLRKTYGGRLTVLAQAAHALEQASPVPLAPAASHAPGGELDAR; this is encoded by the coding sequence ATGACAGGCGAAGAGATCGCCGTCGAAGTCCACGATTTGACGGTCGCCTATCGCAAGAAGCCCGTGCTGTGGGGCGTCGACTTTGCCCTGCCCAAAGGCCAGCTCATCGGCCTCGTGGGCCCCAACGGCGCGGGCAAGTCCACGCTGCTGAAAGCCATCTTGCAGCTGGTGCCCGCCGCCTCGGGCTGGATTAAGATTTTCGGCCAGCCCGCCGCCACCCAGCGCCACCGGGTCGCCTACGTGCCCCAGCGCGAATCGGTGGACTGGGACTTTCCCACCGACGCCCTGGACGTGGTCCTCATGGGCCGCTACGGCCGGCTGGGTCTGTTCCGCCGCCCGTCCAAAGCCGACCGGGAGGCGGCGCTGGCGTGCCTGGAGCTGGTGGGCATGGCCGACTATGCCCACCGGCAAATCAGCCAGCTCTCGGGCGGCCAGCAGCAGCGGGTATTCCTGGCCCGCGCCCTGGCCCAAGACGCCGACATCTATTTGATGGATGAGCCGTTCGCCGGCGTGGACGCGACGACGGAGCGGTCCATCGTCGAGCTGCTGCGCCGGCTGCAGCGCGAGGGCAAGACGGTGCTGGTCGTCCACCACGACCTGCAAACCGTGCCGGAGTATTTCGACTGGGTCGTCCTGCTGAACATGCGCCTCATCGCCGCCGGCCCCACCGAAACCACGTTCACCGAGGACAACCTGCGCAAGACGTACGGCGGCCGGCTGACGGTCTTGGCGCAGGCGGCCCACGCCCTCGAGCAGGCGTCCCCGGTGCCGCTGGCGCCGGCCGCGTCCCACGCGCCCGGCGGGGAGCTGGACGCGCGATGA